Proteins encoded within one genomic window of Thermococcus sp. 21S7:
- a CDS encoding DUF998 domain-containing protein — MDFERASVYFSLSLPIIFIAGLLIVLSQNPWFSFTKNALSDMGSIQNPVNYYFNGFLKVFATISFVASIGALRRGLSYLMPLAMVLLFLVGVFPEEYAPHAPAAVFFYVLALADIAIIGLKLGRSGLSAGYAWSVLAVLTFALMLYLVKAGIFKGIAIPELIGAATILAWFTYIGLLQLKGFKL; from the coding sequence ATGGACTTTGAAAGGGCCAGCGTGTACTTTAGCCTCTCCCTTCCCATCATCTTCATCGCGGGACTGCTCATCGTCCTGAGCCAGAATCCCTGGTTCTCCTTTACGAAAAACGCCCTGAGCGACATGGGCTCCATACAGAATCCGGTGAACTACTACTTCAACGGTTTCTTAAAGGTCTTCGCGACCATTAGCTTCGTCGCCTCCATCGGGGCCCTCAGGCGTGGTCTCTCTTATCTGATGCCCCTCGCAATGGTTCTCCTGTTCCTCGTGGGAGTTTTTCCCGAGGAGTACGCCCCTCACGCCCCGGCGGCGGTCTTCTTCTACGTCCTTGCCCTGGCGGATATAGCGATTATCGGCCTGAAGCTCGGGAGAAGCGGGCTTTCGGCCGGCTACGCCTGGAGCGTCCTGGCGGTTCTCACCTTCGCCCTGATGCTCTACCTCGTGAAGGCGGGGATTTTTAAGGGGATTGCGATTCCTGAACTGATTGGCGCCGCCACGATACTCGCGTGGTTCACCTACATCGGCCTGCTCCAGCTCAAGGGTTTCAAACTCTGA
- the thiI gene encoding tRNA uracil 4-sulfurtransferase ThiI: protein MNVVIVRYGEIGTKSRQTRRWFESILMNNIREALVSEGIEFKKVEAKHGRILVKTNKAKDAVDVLRRVFGIVSLSPAMEIDAELDKINRTALKLFRRKKRELGLERPRFRVTARRITKEFPLKSPEVQAKVGEYILENEESEVNLHDYEVEVGVELMEGRAYVFIDKIYAWGGLPIGTQGKVVALLSGGIDSPVAAFLMMKRGVEVIPVHIHTGEKTLEKVRRIWNQLRKYGYGGKGELIVIKPKEREKILEKLREMKKEKYTCVFCKYMMVRHADRIAREFGAKGIVMGDSLGQVASQTLENMYIVSQATDLPIYRPLVGLDKEEIVRIAKEIGTFELSTLPEDEIPFIPKHPVIRGSWEEFRKLYRAVFGEEPRKRQC, encoded by the coding sequence ATGAACGTCGTCATAGTCCGATACGGGGAGATAGGAACGAAATCCCGGCAGACGAGGAGGTGGTTCGAGAGCATACTCATGAACAACATCCGCGAGGCCCTGGTGAGCGAGGGAATCGAGTTCAAAAAGGTCGAGGCGAAGCACGGAAGGATTCTCGTGAAGACGAATAAAGCGAAAGATGCTGTTGACGTTCTCAGACGGGTTTTCGGCATAGTCTCGCTCTCCCCGGCGATGGAAATCGACGCCGAGCTGGATAAAATTAACAGAACTGCTCTAAAGCTCTTCAGGAGGAAGAAGCGCGAGCTTGGCCTTGAGAGGCCGCGCTTTAGGGTCACCGCGAGGAGAATCACCAAGGAGTTCCCCCTCAAGAGCCCCGAGGTTCAGGCGAAGGTCGGCGAGTACATCCTTGAGAACGAGGAGAGCGAGGTAAACCTTCACGACTACGAGGTTGAGGTCGGCGTCGAGCTGATGGAGGGCAGAGCCTACGTCTTCATCGACAAAATCTACGCCTGGGGCGGTCTTCCCATCGGCACCCAGGGCAAGGTGGTGGCGCTCCTCAGCGGCGGCATAGATTCGCCGGTTGCCGCTTTCCTCATGATGAAGCGCGGCGTTGAAGTCATTCCCGTCCACATCCACACCGGCGAGAAGACCCTTGAGAAGGTGCGCAGGATATGGAACCAGCTCAGGAAGTACGGCTACGGCGGAAAGGGCGAACTGATAGTCATCAAGCCGAAAGAGCGCGAGAAAATCCTTGAGAAGCTGCGCGAGATGAAGAAGGAGAAGTACACCTGCGTCTTCTGCAAGTACATGATGGTTAGGCACGCCGACAGAATAGCCAGGGAGTTCGGGGCGAAGGGCATCGTCATGGGCGATTCCCTCGGGCAGGTCGCCTCGCAGACCCTTGAAAACATGTACATAGTCAGCCAGGCGACTGACCTGCCGATATACCGTCCGCTCGTGGGGCTCGACAAGGAGGAAATCGTCAGGATAGCGAAGGAGATAGGAACCTTCGAGCTCTCAACGCTGCCGGAGGATGAGATTCCATTTATCCCAAAGCATCCGGTCATAAGGGGCTCCTGGGAGGAGTTCAGGAAGCTCTACAGGGCGGTCTTTGGGGAGGAACCCCGGAAAAGGCAGTGCTGA